In Pelagicoccus sp. SDUM812003, the genomic stretch GAGCTCGCGGAATCGGAGGCGGCCAGTCCGGAGCTCAAGCGAATGGGGCTCACGCTGGGCAAGGAGCTTCAGGACTGGAGGGACTCTATCCATATCGACCTCGACGAGGATGAAGGGGAGGAGATCGATATCGACGAAACTGTGCTGGTGAGCGCGTTTCCCTTGCCGCTGGATGGCATAGCGTCGGCTCTCTACACCTTGGCTTGGGAGGAGGGATTCGACGAACGACGAATCGATGAGCGCTTGAGAAACACGAGTGTCGAGGGCTTGCAGCAGGGCACGATCAGCGAATTCGACTGGGTTTTCTATCTGCCGCCCAGAAGCTCGCTCAACGAGCTGATCAAGGAAGCTCTGCCAGCGATGATGAAGCGCGAGAAGGTCGGGTTCTTCAAACGAGCTCTGGTGCGCGGGGCCATCGCGACTTTCAAGCCGATGATCAAAGACATGTTCGAGGGGATTCGGAAGGGCATCTTCTATGCCTCCATACTCGAGCAGCAGGGCGTGTTCAACGAAGGCGACCTGAAGGCCTTGTTCGATGCTTACGTCGGATCGCAAATGCCGAGAGGGCGCATCCTGCCGGGTGACAAGGTGGACTGGGCGATCGATGCGGTGGAAGCGCAAAAGGTGGCGAATGAAGAGTATGCGAAAGATCCCTACATCGCTCCGATCCCGCTGCAGAGCTACGACTTGGACGACTACAAGCATCTCAAGGGCGTCTATATTCGCGAAAACGACGATCCGCACTACTTCGTCATCGAGAATGGCGGATTCCGTTGGCAGTATCAGGATTGGGAGAACGAGCCAATGATTCCCGCTGGGGATTCGACCTTCGTGTCGGAAAACGGCGAGTTGAGCCTTCGCTTCTTCGAGGATCCGGAGGACGGCCAGACGAAGGTCGATCTGCGAAAGGGCCGCTTTCGGCAGACCTACACGCATTTGTCGAGCGAAGTCGATCGTTAGCTCGTCCATACGGAGGTTTGCAGCGGGTTTCGAGCGGAGCTCGCCATGCTCTTGGCATGAGCAGTGGGGCGTGAGTCATTTGTCCCCCGCCATCGCGCAGTGGCGGTGAACGCGATTTCCGTTGTTCTCTCTCAGTTCACCTGACACACCCCTAAGCATATGGCAGAGAAATTCGAAATCAACGTGTCTGACAACCTCAAGAACATGGGCGGGTCTATCCGCTCGCTGGCTGGCATCGCGCTGGTCCTTCTTTTGGCGGTCGGAGGTTTTACCAGTTTCTACACCGTTCCCGCGGAGTCTCAGGGAGTCATCCTGAGATTCGGGCAGTACGTGCGCACCACTCCATCTGGGCTGCACTTCAAGCTGCCGTTTGGAATTGAAAAGAAATACGTGCTGCCTGTCGAACGCCAGCTGCAGCTCGAGTTCGGCTTTGGCACGCCGGGAGCCACCAACCCGACCCAATACTCCAATTCCGCTACGGAGCAGCGTCGGGAAAGAAACATGGTCACGGGCGATCTCAACGCAGCTACCGTGGAATGGACCGTTCAATACCGCATCGCAGACCCGCGTTCCTTCCTCTTCGAGGTGCGAGATCCGGAGGTCACCATGCGCCACATCTCGGAGTCGGTCATGCGAGCGGTGGTCGGAGACCGTACCGTTGACGAAGTGATCACCATTGGACGCCAGGAGATCGAGAACGAGTCGCTCGTTATGATGCAGGACCTGGCTAACCGATACGGATTGGGGCTGAGCATCGACCAAGTCCAGCTCAAGGATGTGAATCCACCCGAGCCGGTTCGCCCATCCTTCAATGAGGTCAACCAGGCCCAGCAGGAGCGCGAAAAGGCGATCAATATCGCCAATGGCGAATACAACAAAGTCATCCCGCGAGCCCGTGGTCAGGCCGAACAGCGCATCCAAGCCGCAGAGGGCTACGCTCTCAAACGCGTCAATGAGGCGGAGGGCGATATCGCTCGCTTCAACGCCGTATTGGAGGAATACCTCAAAGCTCCCGAAGTGACCAAGCGTAGGCTTTATTTGGAGACGATGCAGGAGGTGCTGCCAGGCATCGAGCGCAAGATCATCGTAGATAAGGACGCGAATCAGATCCTGCCTCTGATGCAGATCTCCACCGAGCGCAAGTAGCAACCTAAGGAAATAAAAGTATCATGAAATCAATTGCACAAATCGTTGCTCTCCTCGTCATCGTCGTCGGCGCCTTCGTCGTCTATAACTCCGTATTCACCGTTTCCGAAACCGAGCAGGTGCTCATCACGCAGTTCGGGAAGCCGGTCGGCGAGGCCATCACCGAGTCTGGTCTTCACTTCAAAATTCCGTTCATTCAGGAAGTGAATGTCATGGATAAGCGGATACTCAATTGGGATGGACGCCCGCACGAGATGTCTACCAAGGAGAAAACCTACATCCTCGTCGACACCTATGGCCGCTGGCGAATATCGGACGCCAAACAGTACTTTCTTCGCCTGAGCAACGAGCGCAGCGCCCAGTCGCGCATCGACAACATTCTCGGTTCCGAGACCCGTAGCGCCGTGGCGAATCATGAGCTGATCGAAATGGTGCGCTCGGACAAGAACCGCGAGCCCAAGGAGCTTTACGCGATCGAGGGCGCGGTGGGCAAACTCGGCGCGATCGTCAAGGGACGTGGAAAGATCGAGGAGGAGATTCTCGCCAACGCCGCCCCGAAACTCGTCGAATTCGGCATCGAGCTTCTGGACGTGCGGTTCAAACGAATCAACTACAACGAGAGCGTACGGCAGCAGATCTACGAACGCATGATTTCCGAACGCCAGCAGATTGCCGAACGCTATCGCTCAGAGGGCGCGGGCGAGGCAGCGAAAATCACCGGCAGCCGCGAACGCGAGCTGCAGAAGATCGAATCGGAAGCCTATCGTAGCGTGCAGGAGATTCGCGGTTCCGCTGACGCGAAGGCCTCCGAGATCTACGCGAACGCCTATAACCAATCGCGCGACGCGGTGGAGTTCTACGAGTTTGTCAAGTCGCTGGAGGCCTACCAGAAGATCCTGTCCGACGATACGACTATGGTGCTCACCACGGAGAGCGACCTTTTTAAGTATCTGAAGCAAATCGACTAGGCTCGAACGACTGTTAACTTTATCGCCGTATCCGAAAACCGGATGCGGCTTTTCTGTATGATGAATTCCGTTTTCCAATGGATCGAAGCGAATGAACAGCTGACGCTCGTATTGGCGGCTGCTAGCGTCTTCACTTTCGTAGCGTCCTTGATCGCTGTACCTCTGCTGATAATCCTCATGCCCAGCGACTTCCTGACAAGGCCTGATCGAATAAGAACCGATGTCGGCATCGCGCGAATGTTCGGGAGAGTTTTGAAGAATCTGCTGGGCTTGATTCTGCTCTTCATGGGACTTGCTATGCTGGTGCTCCCTGGACAGGGCTTGCTCACTATGCTGATCGGAATCACTCTGATCGATTTCCCAGGAAAGAGGATACTGCAGATACGAATCCTGCGGGTAGGGGGAGTGCGGCGTTCCGTATCATGGATACGGAGAAAAGCGGGCAAACCTCCTCTGAAACTGCCAGCCAGACTGCCGACTCGTTGAAATCTTTTTGTGGACATGTTTCGCCCCATTGGGCGAAATAGAGCCTGTGAATCCCTCTTGTTCTTGTTATCCCCACAAGAAACGTCTTCCCGTATGCCTGCCTTTTCAGGCTTTTCTGATTTCGTTTCTTTCTTTCTGTCTCGCGAGCTCGACGCTAGGCGAGAGTCGATCGAAGAACTCGGTTTCGTCTCTAGAGGATCGATGCACCGAGTCCAATCAAGCGCCCGTTCCCGCTTCGTCGCGTGTGGCGGAGCTGAGACGCCTGATCGCGTATCATGATGACTTGTACTACCGAAAAGCGAAGCCGGAGATTAGCGATCGTGATTACGACTTGCTTAAGTTGGAGCTGGACGAGCTGTTGGAACGCTTTCCCGAGCTAGCTGAGGAGACCAATCCTGTAGGCGTGGGTGATGACCGAACTGGTCGCTTCGCAGATGCGTCGCATCGGGTGCCTATGCTTAGCTTGCGAAAAGCTTACGAGAAGGCGGATCTGGAGCGATTCGTCGAGTCCGTTCAGATGCCAGGGAATGTCGGTCTGGAGATTCTAGTGGAGCCAAAGCTCGATGGTGTCGCATTGAGTGTCGTCTATGTCGAAGGACGACTAGATAGAGCGATTACTAGAGGGAATGGTCGTATTGGAGAAAATGTTACACAAAACGTTTTAGCGATGTCCCTGTTGCCGGAGCGACTTCTATCCGCGAATCCTCCGGAGCTGGTCGAAATACGGGGAGAAGTATTCGTCAGTCGAAAGGCCTTTTACGATTTCAACGTGCGAAGGATGGAAATGGGTGAGGAACCTTTTTCGCTGCCCCGCAGCTTGGTGGCGGGATCGCTCAAACTCGAGAGCGCTCAGGAGGCGAGCGGTAGGCCTTTGTCCTTTCTCGCATTTGGAATCGGAGCTTATCTTCCAGAGGACGACAATCCGATGTCTCAGCTTTCCCTTTATCAACGTTTCGCCGCATGGGGTGTTCCTGCTCTCGAGGTCTTTCGGATAGCGAGGTCTAATAGCGAACTCGAAAAGCTCATTCATGAAGTGAATAGCGAAAGAGGGTTGTATCCATTCTATACCGACGGACTTGTCTTGAAGATAAACGATATCCGCCGGCAGCGAGAGCTGGGATCTTCGACCAGCTATCCCAACTGGGCGATCGCGTGCAAGTTTCGAGAGAACCATGTTCGTACCAAGCTTCTTGGGGTTGACGTGCAAATAGGAAGAACGGGACGAATAACGCCGGTTGCCCAGTTGGAGGCAGTGGAAGTCGACGGGAGCCTCGTCCGGCGAGCTGCCCTGCACTCGTTTCAAGCCATCGCGGAATTGGATTTGCGGATCGGCGATATGGTGGTTTTGGAAAAGGCTGGGGCGGTGATTCCCAGCGTATTGCGGGTCGATCTCTCTTTCAGAGACTCGGATTGCCGAATTGTAGTCCCTCCGAAAGAATGCCCCTGGTGCGGGACCTA encodes the following:
- the ligA gene encoding NAD-dependent DNA ligase LigA, producing the protein MAELRRLIAYHDDLYYRKAKPEISDRDYDLLKLELDELLERFPELAEETNPVGVGDDRTGRFADASHRVPMLSLRKAYEKADLERFVESVQMPGNVGLEILVEPKLDGVALSVVYVEGRLDRAITRGNGRIGENVTQNVLAMSLLPERLLSANPPELVEIRGEVFVSRKAFYDFNVRRMEMGEEPFSLPRSLVAGSLKLESAQEASGRPLSFLAFGIGAYLPEDDNPMSQLSLYQRFAAWGVPALEVFRIARSNSELEKLIHEVNSERGLYPFYTDGLVLKINDIRRQRELGSSTSYPNWAIACKFRENHVRTKLLGVDVQIGRTGRITPVAQLEAVEVDGSLVRRAALHSFQAIAELDLRIGDMVVLEKAGAVIPSVLRVDLSFRDSDCRIVVPPKECPWCGTYLIEPSSKGYPSCPNWYCDGRVQRRLEHFVSRQGVFIRGIGPATIRALRSSGAIDRASDFYRLDSKRLIEALGVSDVSAQKIQEAINETRTAELWRFIAGLSVPDLGEKGSKELALAVGSLDVLSKLDPSCLETEEGMEKWNLSSIAARSLKRSLEQTDLRATINDLLDQGVNPQVRR
- the hflK gene encoding FtsH protease activity modulator HflK: MGGSIRSLAGIALVLLLAVGGFTSFYTVPAESQGVILRFGQYVRTTPSGLHFKLPFGIEKKYVLPVERQLQLEFGFGTPGATNPTQYSNSATEQRRERNMVTGDLNAATVEWTVQYRIADPRSFLFEVRDPEVTMRHISESVMRAVVGDRTVDEVITIGRQEIENESLVMMQDLANRYGLGLSIDQVQLKDVNPPEPVRPSFNEVNQAQQEREKAINIANGEYNKVIPRARGQAEQRIQAAEGYALKRVNEAEGDIARFNAVLEEYLKAPEVTKRRLYLETMQEVLPGIERKIIVDKDANQILPLMQISTERK
- the hflC gene encoding protease modulator HflC produces the protein MKSIAQIVALLVIVVGAFVVYNSVFTVSETEQVLITQFGKPVGEAITESGLHFKIPFIQEVNVMDKRILNWDGRPHEMSTKEKTYILVDTYGRWRISDAKQYFLRLSNERSAQSRIDNILGSETRSAVANHELIEMVRSDKNREPKELYAIEGAVGKLGAIVKGRGKIEEEILANAAPKLVEFGIELLDVRFKRINYNESVRQQIYERMISERQQIAERYRSEGAGEAAKITGSRERELQKIESEAYRSVQEIRGSADAKASEIYANAYNQSRDAVEFYEFVKSLEAYQKILSDDTTMVLTTESDLFKYLKQID
- a CDS encoding PGPGW domain-containing protein, with protein sequence MMNSVFQWIEANEQLTLVLAAASVFTFVASLIAVPLLIILMPSDFLTRPDRIRTDVGIARMFGRVLKNLLGLILLFMGLAMLVLPGQGLLTMLIGITLIDFPGKRILQIRILRVGGVRRSVSWIRRKAGKPPLKLPARLPTR